One window from the genome of Cardiocondyla obscurior isolate alpha-2009 linkage group LG04, Cobs3.1, whole genome shotgun sequence encodes:
- the LOC139101620 gene encoding thrombospondin type-1 domain-containing protein 4 isoform X1, with product MRPLVLPLLLLSLTGGVRFGSGHLIDGIFTEPTLEPGYNLVAVVPRGALALNVTELRRTQNYLAIRLQDGSYLLNGNNFINWSGEYEGAGTTFLYHRQSSQNLESFSAAGPLQEPIDVMVLYQEPNPGIVYRYRIPGSTNLPRVNHFPHNGVSNKDVEHSLQSRRFDNGLVTSNVTSPSYSSRRYRKRKFIWKAIGHGECSKSCGGGVQILRHICIKEHTQQPVPEKRCHGLEKLHEIRLRCNTMPCPPRWRGGPWSECSTSCGTGTRTRELECVQEVRASLTMRIADGACMEPRNLPTSEVCEMPPCEEIRQTSTQTPSQTSTARWTVSVWSQCSTSCGVGKKTRTVTCATENISCNLSEKPDAHEICDLGPCLEKSTPLNVVSAKLQTSQWLFTEWSDLCSAECGTGVQTRRVFCETSSNEERCDESNRPETSRDCSSNKTCSGQWFTGPWTECSSNCDVGEQIRDVVCVTTLRGSLRVVLDMNCPANKPESKRPCRERPCTSTWFISDWTPCSRSCGKGVQKREVRCLNADGQLPEPHQLHCREEDRPVSRRTCNDFLCREDRVPENSHKAAQVQDDPEITNGVENNSPCKDKMANCNLVTQARLCSYQFYQESCCLSCSRGKLDFE from the exons caATTAGATTGCAAGATGGTAGTTATTTGTTAAAtgggaataattttatcaactgGTCCGGAGAATACGAAGGAGCCGGCACGACGTTTTTGTATCATCGTCAAAGTTCTCAAAATTTAGAAAGCTTCTCCGCAGCCGGTCCGTTACAAGAACCCATAGACGTCATG GTCTTATATCAGGAACCAAATCCCGGTATTGTCTATCGATATCGAATTCCCGGGAGCACAAATTTACCGAGAGTCAATCATTTTCCGCACAATGGAG tTTCCAATAAAGACGTTGAGCATAGTTTGCAAAGTAGAAG aTTCGATAATGGTTTAGTAACAAGTAATGTAACGTCCCCGTCGTATTCATCACGACGTtatagaaaacgaaaatttatttggaAAGCGATCGGTCATGGTGAATGCAGCAAATCATGTGGCGGAG GTGTACAGATACTGAGGCACATATGTATCAAGGAGCACACCCAGCAGCCGGTACCAGAGAAGAGATGCCACGGATTAGAGAAGCTACACGAAATTCGCCTTAGATGTaacacaatgccgtgtccacCTAg GTGGCGCGGCGGACCATGGAGCGAGTGTTCTACTTCTTGTGGTACCGGGACTCGCACGCGGGAACTTGAATGCGTACAGGAAGTAAGAGCTTCCTTAACAATGAGAATCGCCGACGGCGCTTGCATGGAACCGAGGAATTTGCCGACGAGCGAAGTGTGCGAAATGCCGCCGTGCGAGGAGATTAGGCAAACGTCGACGCAGACACCATCTCAGACGTCGACCGCAAGATGGACCGTGAGCGTTTGGTCACAG TGTTCCACGTCCTGTGGCGTAGGAAAGAAAACAAGGACCGTAACTTGTGCTACCGAAAATATTTCATGCAATCTCTCGGAAAAACCTGATGCCCACGAAATATGTGACCTAGGACCTTGCTTAGAAAAATCAACGCCGTTGAACGTCGTTTCCGCGAAGTTACAGACCTCGCAGTGGCTATTCACCGAATGGTCTGACTTG TGCTCGGCAGAATGTGGAACTGGGGTTCAAACTCGAAGAGTTTTCTGTGAGACGAGTTCTAATGAAGAACGTTGTGACGAATCGAATCGACCTGAGACTTCCAGAGACTGTTCGAGCAACAAAACTTGCAGTGGTCAATGGTTCACTGGACCGTGGACGGAA TGTTCTTCAAACTGCGACGTAGGTGAGCAAATTAGAGACGTCGTATGTGTTACGACTCTCCGAGGCTCCCTACGTGTCGTCTTGGACATGAATTGTCCTGCAAATAAACCAGAGAGCAAGAGACCGTGTAGAGAGCGACCCTGCACCTCCACTTGGTTTATATCAGATTGGACGCCg TGCTCTCGATCTTGCGGTAAAGGCGTGCAAAAACGCGAGGTCCGATGCTTGAACGCGGACGGCCAATTACCTGAACCACATCAACTTCATTGCCGAGAAGAAGATCGACCAGTATCTCGAAGGACATGCAACGATTTTCTCTGTCGCGAAGATCGCGTGCCGGAAAATTCTCATAAAGCCGCTCAAGTCCAGGACGATCCCGAGATAACAAATg GTGTCGAAAATAATTCACCTTGCAAAGACAAAATGGCCAACTGCAACTTAGTTACACAAGCACGACTCTGCtcttatcaattttatcaagaATCGTGTTGCCTATCGTGTTCTCGAGGCAAGCTGGATTTTGAATAA
- the LOC139101620 gene encoding thrombospondin type-1 domain-containing protein 4 isoform X2 yields MVLYQEPNPGIVYRYRIPGSTNLPRVNHFPHNGVSNKDVEHSLQSRRFDNGLVTSNVTSPSYSSRRYRKRKFIWKAIGHGECSKSCGGGVQILRHICIKEHTQQPVPEKRCHGLEKLHEIRLRCNTMPCPPRWRGGPWSECSTSCGTGTRTRELECVQEVRASLTMRIADGACMEPRNLPTSEVCEMPPCEEIRQTSTQTPSQTSTARWTVSVWSQCSTSCGVGKKTRTVTCATENISCNLSEKPDAHEICDLGPCLEKSTPLNVVSAKLQTSQWLFTEWSDLCSAECGTGVQTRRVFCETSSNEERCDESNRPETSRDCSSNKTCSGQWFTGPWTECSSNCDVGEQIRDVVCVTTLRGSLRVVLDMNCPANKPESKRPCRERPCTSTWFISDWTPCSRSCGKGVQKREVRCLNADGQLPEPHQLHCREEDRPVSRRTCNDFLCREDRVPENSHKAAQVQDDPEITNGVENNSPCKDKMANCNLVTQARLCSYQFYQESCCLSCSRGKLDFE; encoded by the exons ATG GTCTTATATCAGGAACCAAATCCCGGTATTGTCTATCGATATCGAATTCCCGGGAGCACAAATTTACCGAGAGTCAATCATTTTCCGCACAATGGAG tTTCCAATAAAGACGTTGAGCATAGTTTGCAAAGTAGAAG aTTCGATAATGGTTTAGTAACAAGTAATGTAACGTCCCCGTCGTATTCATCACGACGTtatagaaaacgaaaatttatttggaAAGCGATCGGTCATGGTGAATGCAGCAAATCATGTGGCGGAG GTGTACAGATACTGAGGCACATATGTATCAAGGAGCACACCCAGCAGCCGGTACCAGAGAAGAGATGCCACGGATTAGAGAAGCTACACGAAATTCGCCTTAGATGTaacacaatgccgtgtccacCTAg GTGGCGCGGCGGACCATGGAGCGAGTGTTCTACTTCTTGTGGTACCGGGACTCGCACGCGGGAACTTGAATGCGTACAGGAAGTAAGAGCTTCCTTAACAATGAGAATCGCCGACGGCGCTTGCATGGAACCGAGGAATTTGCCGACGAGCGAAGTGTGCGAAATGCCGCCGTGCGAGGAGATTAGGCAAACGTCGACGCAGACACCATCTCAGACGTCGACCGCAAGATGGACCGTGAGCGTTTGGTCACAG TGTTCCACGTCCTGTGGCGTAGGAAAGAAAACAAGGACCGTAACTTGTGCTACCGAAAATATTTCATGCAATCTCTCGGAAAAACCTGATGCCCACGAAATATGTGACCTAGGACCTTGCTTAGAAAAATCAACGCCGTTGAACGTCGTTTCCGCGAAGTTACAGACCTCGCAGTGGCTATTCACCGAATGGTCTGACTTG TGCTCGGCAGAATGTGGAACTGGGGTTCAAACTCGAAGAGTTTTCTGTGAGACGAGTTCTAATGAAGAACGTTGTGACGAATCGAATCGACCTGAGACTTCCAGAGACTGTTCGAGCAACAAAACTTGCAGTGGTCAATGGTTCACTGGACCGTGGACGGAA TGTTCTTCAAACTGCGACGTAGGTGAGCAAATTAGAGACGTCGTATGTGTTACGACTCTCCGAGGCTCCCTACGTGTCGTCTTGGACATGAATTGTCCTGCAAATAAACCAGAGAGCAAGAGACCGTGTAGAGAGCGACCCTGCACCTCCACTTGGTTTATATCAGATTGGACGCCg TGCTCTCGATCTTGCGGTAAAGGCGTGCAAAAACGCGAGGTCCGATGCTTGAACGCGGACGGCCAATTACCTGAACCACATCAACTTCATTGCCGAGAAGAAGATCGACCAGTATCTCGAAGGACATGCAACGATTTTCTCTGTCGCGAAGATCGCGTGCCGGAAAATTCTCATAAAGCCGCTCAAGTCCAGGACGATCCCGAGATAACAAATg GTGTCGAAAATAATTCACCTTGCAAAGACAAAATGGCCAACTGCAACTTAGTTACACAAGCACGACTCTGCtcttatcaattttatcaagaATCGTGTTGCCTATCGTGTTCTCGAGGCAAGCTGGATTTTGAATAA